The following nucleotide sequence is from Psychroflexus torquis ATCC 700755.
ATAATTAAAGTCATTCCCATTCCTAGCATAATTATAGCCAGAGCTAATGGTAAGAACACTTTACTTATAAGTTCGACTGCAGTCATAATATAATTGATTATTTAAAGTTCCGTGTTATCGTATAAAACCCAATAGCCCGGCTTTAAAATGTGGCAGAACTTCTGTCTTCTATTTGACCTCGGATAAAAAATGTAGAGCGAAAAGCTTATATTCTCACCGAGTATCGAGTGTTTAAGCACCCAATTTAGTAAACAAAAACCGAACCTACCTGCAGGTAGAAAATCTGCGAGTCCTGACGCTTTGGGATTCTTAAGTAGGCTAGGACGAGCAATAAATTATAAGCTTCTTTGTCGTGGTCTCTTTTTTATTCTTTTGTGTATTTGCTCGTAAAACAGTCGGTACAATCTCCAATTAATATCAAGGTATTCCCACTTATATTAAGAATCTGTCTGAATCCATTCTCCTGAATTATCATCTCCCGAGGTTCATTAAATATTAAGGATTTATGGACTTCAATCGAATATTTAGTTTGGAAATTCAAAGTTCCATTTTGATAACTTTTAATTGAGTTAGTCGAAATTTCAAGCTTTCTGTTTTCTCCTCTTGTTTGAGGAGTCTCTGTAGTTCCTGCTATTCCTCCAGAGGAACCTTTCCAATTCCATTGTCCAATTAAGCTTGTATTAGAATCGTCATCATTTTGTGAGCAACTCAAAATTGTCATACCAATTATTGTAAGAAGGATACTATTTTTCATTTTTGCTTTTCTTGATAGAGGTTATTTTTTGATTAAGTTTCATAAATGCACAACAACTTGATGTTTACGATTAGATACAAGGTTATTCTACTAAATTAGTAAACAAATACGAACCAGATAAGCACTTGCTAAAGCGATTAATTATTCACTGTGTTCAATATTTATAGAGTTGTTTTTTACCTTAGTTCTTTATTAGCCCCCCGTTTTTTTTATTCAGAATTTGAATTAGGTATCTTTCCTAATTGCCACATTAAAACTCCTGCTGTAAGAAACATCCATATCGCATAAGCTCCTATCGGAATACCCATTTCTACATTATTTAAGATAGACGTTGCAATGACAAGGGCTAAGGTCCCGTTTTGTATGCCGCTCTCAATTGTAATTGAAATGGTGTTTTTTAAATTTAATTTAAAAAACCTAGCGGTGAGATACCCTAATCCCATAGTCGAGATATTAAGGACTAATGTGACTAGTCCAGCTTCTTTCATTCCATCTATTAATTTATCTGCATTGGCAGCTAATACTGCGATAAAAACTAGTATAAAAATTACTGTTGAGGCTGTACGCATTGGCTTTTCCATTCGTTTCGCAAAACTGGTTTTGTGTTTACGAATGAGCATTCCTAATGAAATGGGAATAACCGTTATTCCCATTATTTGTAATAGAGTATCAATTATGGGTAATTTAATTGTAGCCTCTGTGTTACTGCCAAAATACTCTAAAGCATAAGATAGAATAAAGGGTATTGTCAAAATACTTACAAGGCTAGCAACAGCAGTTAAAGTGACCGATAATGCAATATTTCCTTTACAAACTTGAGTTATCAAATTACTAGTTGGACCACCAGGGCAACTTGCTAAAATCATTAATCCAACTGCCATTACGGGATTTAGATTAAAAGCTATAGCTAGTGAACATCCAATAAGAGGCAAAAAGATAAGTTGATTGGTAAGACCAATTAAAATGGCTTTGGGATATTTTATTACTCTAGTAAAATCAGTAATAATTAAAGTCATTCCCATTCCTAGCATAATTATAGCAAGAGCTAATGGTAAGAACACTTTACTTATAAGTTCGACTGCTGTCATCAATATAATTGATTATTTAAAGTTCCGTCTTATTATTATGAACCCAAGGGGCTGGCTTTAAAATTTGGCAGAATTTCTGTCTGCTTTTTGTCATTGGATAAAAAATGTAGAGCGAAAAGCCCACATTTCTACCGAATATGGACTGCCCTATTTTAGTAGCCGTTGCTTATTTTCTTAGAACGTTACTAATCAATTCAATTGTTTTTGTTTTCAATAAAATAAGCTGTTTTCTTAAAAACTTACCTCTTAAAATTCATCTCTTTTATCTCTCGCAATTAAACCTGTTGTCAGACAAGGCCGAAAATATTTCTTGGTTTTTAATAAAATAAACAGTTGTACACTAACGAAATATAATTTTTTACATTCTACTCTCTATTCTCTTTTTTTGCACTTCTAATATTCTACCACGTAATTCTACTTTTTGCCGTATTTTCTATATTTAAGATACCTTTGGGGATAAACAACAAACTGAATAAAATTAAATTCTAAGTGTCGAAGGCTTAAATTTTTATTTAGATGACTTATGTCTAGGTTGGGTGTGTATCTTAAGGTTG
It contains:
- a CDS encoding bile acid:sodium symporter family protein gives rise to the protein MTAVELISKVFLPLALAIIMLGMGMTLIITDFTRVIKYPKAILIGLTNQLIFLPLIGCSLAIAFNLNPVMAVGLMILASCPGGPTSNLITQVCKGNIALSVTLTAVASLVSILTIPFILSYALEYFGSNTEATIKLPIIDTLLQIMGITVIPISLGMLIRKHKTSFAKRMEKPMRTASTVIFILVFIAVLAANADKLIDGMKEAGLVTLVLNISTMGLGYLTARFFKLNLKNTISITIESGIQNGTLALVIATSILNNVEMGIPIGAYAIWMFLTAGVLMWQLGKIPNSNSE